A genomic window from Yarrowia lipolytica chromosome 1D, complete sequence includes:
- a CDS encoding uncharacterized protein (Compare to YALI0D02101g, similar to uniprot|P06782 Saccharomyces cerevisiae YDR477w SNF1 carbon catabolite derepressing ser/thr protein kinase), with the protein MATEHVEHAENAKQSPQPSFSGSESGRIGRYQIIKTLGEGSFGKVKLAYHLATHEKVALKIINRKTLAKSDMQGRVEREISYLRLLRHPHIIKLYDVIKSKDEIIMVIEFAGKELFDYIVQRGKMPEDEARRFFQQIISAVEYCHRHKIVHRDLKPENLLLDENLNVKIADFGLSNIMTDGNFLKTSCGSPNYAAPEVISGKLYAGPEVDVWSCGVILYVMLCGRLPFDDEFIPNLFKKISNGVYTIPPYLSAGAKHLLQQMLVVNPLNRITVQGIMEDPWFKQGIAEYLVPRDLKPDQVEIDDKVVGALSDTMGYDRDQVYEALKAPKSDGTEIRDAYDLMKENRQQLEKDSTVFDKVDESGKPKHQFSRKNPPALTFDSHHMPTIVDHSDLRTPNTTIAVLPSSLPAYHRANMMAHGPATLRKLNPISSRKSKTRWHFGIRSKSYPLDVMGELYRALKNLGAEWAKPSENDLWTIRVRWRYTPEKDESDSTTKPDSGLLKMQIQLYLLEQNSYLVDFKFDGWECETESGEIKTRDVAQVSNSKSANETFTFSAYPFLHLATRLIMELAVSSQKESEK; encoded by the coding sequence ATGGCGACCGAACACGTGGAACACGCCGAAAACGCCAAGCAGTCGCCCCAACCGTCCTTCTCGGGCTCCGAGAGCGGCCGAATTGGCCGGTACCAAATCATCAAGACTCTGGGAGAGGGCTCCTTTGGCAAGGTCAAGCTCGCCTACCATCTGGCCACCCACGAAAAAGTAGCGCTCAAAATCATCAACAGAAAGACGCTGGCCAAGTCGGATATGCAGGGCCGAGTCGAGCGGGAAATCTCGTACCTGCGACTGCTCAGACACCCCCACATCATCAAGCTGTACGACGTGATCAAGTCCAAGGATGAAATCATCATGGTGATTGAATTTGCCGGCAAGGAGCTCTTTGACTACATTGTGCAACGTGGAAAGATGCCCGAAGACGAGGCTAGGCGATTCTTCCAACAAATCATCTCCGCAGTCGAGTACTGCCATAGACACAAGATTGTGCACAGAGACCTCAAGCCCGAGAACCTGTTGCTCGACGAAAACCTCAACGTCAAGATTGCCGACTTTGGACTCTCCAACATTATGACCGATGGTAACTTCCTCAAGACCAGTTGTGGCTCTCCCAACTATGCTGCTCCCGAGGTTATCAGTGGCAAGCTGTATGCTGGCCCCGAGGTCGACGTGTGGTCCTGTGGTGTCATTCTATACGTCATGCTGTGCGGCCGTCTCCCCTTTGACGACGAATTCATCCCCAACCTCTTCAAGAAGATCTCCAATGGTGTCTACACCATTCCCCCCTATCTGTCTGCCGGCGCAAAACACCTGCTTCAACAGATGCTGGTGGTCAACCCCCTGAACCGAATCACCGTCCAGGGCATCATGGAAGACCCCTGGTTTAAACAGGGCATTGCCGAGTACCTTgttccacgtgacctgaAGCCTGATCAGGTGGAAATCGACGACAAGGTTGTGGGTGCTCTTTCAGACACCATGGGCTACGACCGAGACCAGGTCTacgaggctctcaaggctcCTAAATCCGACGGAACCGAAATCCGAGATGCCTACGACCTCATGAAGGAGAACAGACAGcagttggagaaggactCGACCGTGTTCGACAAGGTGGACGAATCCGGCAAGCCTAAGCACCAGTTCTCGCGAAAGAACCCGCCGGCTCTGACGTTTGACTCACATCACATGCCCACCATTGTCGACCATTCTGATCTTCGAACCCCTAACACAACCATTGCTGTTCTTCCCTCCTCGCTGCCAGCATACCATCGGGCCAACATGATGGCCCATGGTCCCGCTACCCTGCGTAAGCTGAATCCCATCTCATCGCGAAAATCAAAGACCCGATGGCATTTCGGCATTCGGTCCAAGTCGTACCCTCTCGACGTGATGGGTGAGCTCTACCGagctctcaagaacctggGAGCCGAGTGGGCAAAGCCATCAGAGAACGACCTGTGGACCATCAGGGTGCGATGGAGATACACCCCTGAAAAGGATGAGTCGGACAGCACAACTAAGCCAGACAGCGGACTGCTTAAGATGCAGATTCAACTGTatctgctggagcagaaCTCGTACTTGGTGGACTTCAAGTTTGACGGCTGGGAGTGCGAGACGGAGAGCGGTGAGATTAAGACCCGCGATGTCGCCCAGGTGTCGAATTCAAAGTCCGCCAACGAGACCTTCACGTTTTCCGCATACCCCTTCTTGCATCTGGCCACCCGGCTCATTATGGAGCTGGCCGTGAGTTCTCAGAAGGAGAGTGAGAAGTAA
- a CDS encoding uncharacterized protein (Compare to YALI0D02123g, similar to uniprot|Q9P391 Neurospora crassa B24M22. 170 Conserved hypothetical protein), with protein MASPLKQVKTEIKPKNARLYDQFFTDSPKTPQYWHELFAITCNKQLWTELLQKTPTDVFLRPNQITASQTFFDKGISLLKISGSSSADQANVLNLLESFLAQVLAKSWPNNSTDVINVIAGFASIDKVFYQFLNSIDLIIRSKDVKLETKRKAVETLMVTVSGAYNTSVVTYFNQRGIFSALMSYITFDETEDTYILEAFKLVGLLANVEKFESSNPYQTLLADFVDEKPMLKIIPALGAEFVKCRDDYIPTQTSWFRTATLSDAQIAALPSKRLSILLPTLEFVQKNKLFAKTLITDKGHRTKNYDTEPALAAFLSLCSYLFSNQNKNPRAEMYSKVALIILQLLLPELHQSFNTKASIKINAKQRKPPLPETEAYTFGTGLLDALLCCLRYNMKKPLPDIYDLALVVTEATLMVYRDTPSNYHWNELWSTLLNLVQFINKHADDTNSTSSKRDTGAILTCLAIPLASEGLSEEQKHQLIHKVVENSGALKTLIANYKSKTSSALIVMSTVDHFESIIVKEHQQRSANPDIVIRDNYSGYKKSIAPFVGSFWAEIQPREFKESRERIFLKKFTKECLA; from the coding sequence ATGGCGTCTCCTCTCAAACAGGTGAAGACGGAGATCAAGCCGAAAAATGCGCGGCTATACGACCAGTTCTTTACCGACTCGCCCAAGACGCCCCAGTATTGGCATGAGCTGTTCGCCATCACGTGCAACAAGCAGTTGTGGACAGAACTGCTTCAAAAGACCCCCACCGACGTCTTTCTGCGACCCAATCAGATCACCGCGTCTCAGACCTTCTTCGACAAGGGTATTTCCCTTCTCAAGATCTCGGGATCGTCGTCGGCAGACCAAGCCAATGTTCTGAATCTCCTGGAGTCTTTTTTGGCCCAGGTTCTGGCCAAATCGTGGCccaacaactccaccgACGTCATTAACGTCATTGCGGGATTCGCTTCCATTGACAAGGTCTTCTACCAGTTTCTCAACAGCATTGATCTGATCATTCGATCCAAGGACGTGAAACTGGAAACAAAACGAAAAGCAGTGGAAACATTGATGGTGACGGTTTCAGGAGCCTACAACACCTCTGTCGTGACCTACTTCAACCAGCGAGGCATCTTTTCGGCACTCATGTCGTACATCACTTTTGACGAGACAGAAGACACCTACATTCTTGAGGCCTTTAAACTGGTTGGTCTTCTAGCTAATGTCGAGAAGTTTGAGAGTTCTAATCCGTACCAGACACTACTGGCGGACTTTGTGGACGAAAAACCTATGCTCAAGATCATACCTGCTCTAGGGGCTGAGTTTGTGAAGTGCAGAGACGACTATATTCCCACTCAAACAAGCTGGTTCAGAACTGCCACTCTCTCAGATGCCCAGATTGCAGCTTTGCCTTCGAAACGACTCTCTATTCTGCTTCCCACTTTGGAATTCGTGCAGAAGAACAAGTTGTTTGCAAAGACACTCATTACCGATAAAGGACATCGTACCAAGAACTATGACACCGAGCCTGCCCTGGCAGcctttctctctctctgttcGTACCTCTTTTCCAACCAAAACAAAAACCCACGAGCTGAAATGTACAGTAAGGTGGCTCTAATCAttctgcagcttcttctgcccGAATTGCACCAGTCGTTCAACACAAAAGCATCTATTAAAATCAACGCCAAGCAACGGAAACCCCCCcttccagaaacagaggcCTACACCTTTGGAACCGGCCTTTTGGACGCACTTCTTTGCTGTCTCAGATACAATATGAAGAAACCTCTCCCAGACATTTATGATCTCGCTCTGGTCGTCACTGAAGCAACACTCATGGTTTACAGGGACACTCCCTCAAATTACCACTGGAATGAGCTGTGGAGCACGCTACTGAATTTAGTTCAGTTCATCAACAAGCATGCGGATGATACAAACAGCACCTCTTCTAAACGAGACACAGGCGCTATTCTCACCTGCTTGGCTATCCCCCTGGCCTCGGAAGGACTCAGCGAGGAACAAAAGCATCAGCTGATCcacaaggtggtggagaactCTGGGGCACTTAAAACGCTCATCGCCAACTACAAGAGCAAAACCTCGTCGGCTCTTATTGTCATGTCTACCGTGGACCACTTTGAGAGTATCATCGTCAAGGAGCATCAGCAGCGGTCTGCCAACCCGGATATTGTCATTCGAGACAACTATTCCGGCTACAAGAAGAGTATTGCGCCGTTTGTGGGTTCTTTTTGGGCCGAAATCCAGCCTAGAGAATTCAAGGAGTCTAGAGAGCGAATCTttctcaagaagttcaCCAAGGAGTGTTTGGCCTAG
- a CDS encoding uncharacterized protein (Compare to YALI0D02079g, weakly similar to DEHA0E15719g Debaryomyces hansenii), with translation MSFRGVPVSSAEAKQRQERDLAKLRVPKIYREAVDMTKVNRPIINRWITTKLNELLPDDDIITDYTLELLGGDKPDIREIQLNLNGFLEENTAKFCKELWELLVAAQKDKDGIPPQLIAIKKEQMEQERVKREIKIESWSGGGGGGRDRGDRRERNDRRDAKGRNRRDGDRRNGDRRDRDRDRDRDDRSSRSSRYNRSRSRSPTVKKETDEYGRDRKD, from the coding sequence ATGTCCTTCAGAGGAGTTCCAGTATCATCTGCAGAGGCAAAACAGCGCCAAGAGCGAGATCTCGCCAAGTTGCGCGTGCCGAAAATCTACAGAGAGGCGGTGGACATGACCAAGGTGAACCGGCCGATCATCAACCGGTGGATCACTACGAAGCTGAATGAGCTGCTGCCAGACGACGACATTATCACTGATTACACCCTGGAACTGTTGGGTGGAGACAAGCCAGATATTCGGGAGATCCAGCTGAATCTGAACGggtttctggaggagaacaCAGCCAAGTTCTGCAAGGAGCTGTgggagctgctggtggctGCCCAGAAAGACAAGGACGGCATTCCGCCGCAGTTGAttgccatcaagaaggagcagatggagcaggagcgggTGAAGCGGGAAATCAAGATTGAGAGTTGGAGTGGTGGGggcggtggtggaagagacAGAGGTGATAGAAGGGAAAGAAACGACAGAAGAGACGCAAAaggaagaaacagaagagatggagataGGAGGAATGGCGATcgaagagacagagacagagataGAGATAGAGACGACAGGTCAAGTCGTTCAAGTCGGTACAACCGATCAAGATCAAGATCTCCGACTGTCAAAAAGGAAACAGATGAATATGGCCGGGACCGGAAGGACTAA
- a CDS encoding uncharacterized protein (Compare to YALI0D02145g, similar to uniprot|P53687 Saccharomyces cerevisiae YOR025W HST3 protein (Homologous to SIR2 protein 3)), translating to MNHINLETANGADLNRLQQILGKCKRVVCVTGAGISCSAGIPDFRSQQIAIGKGKKKDESQGLYFQQFGNLKGRELFDASILKREDTTLTFMSFMTALKQQCQASRPTRVHEFVAKLDTAGKLLSCYTQNIDSLEHKTEVSAKKIVQLHGHLDTLNCIQCSEKLQWKDRVKEKKKEENNDDSGLEENESVSDDSTRRHMIACPTCEARALARELNGRRRTAVGWMRPNVVLYGEPHPEAEEIGSRITRDLKKRPDCLVVIGTSLAVTGIKTLVKDFAQEVKANGGHVIFINKTAPAKISGFSENVDYFIQGDCDAYMRDLADRWPSLWCKSKQSTVDFKVQKGVRTTTSTIKSTTRSTKSSPGKVTKPSRKVMQPVSPSRLNRGL from the coding sequence ATGAACCACATCAACCTCGAAACGGCGAATGGAGCTGATTTGAACCGTCTGCAGCAGATTCTGGGCAAATGCAAGcgtgttgtttgtgtgacCGGCGCTGGAATTTCGTGTTCAGCCGGCATTCCGGACTTTCGATCGCAGCAAATTGCTATTggcaagggcaagaagaaggacgagtcGCAGGGTCTGTATTTCCAGCAGTTTGGTAACCTCAAGGGACGCGAACTGTTTGACGCGTCAATTCTCAAGCGAGAAGACACGACTTTGACGTTTATGAGTTTCATGACTGCTCTCAAGCAACAGTGTCAGGCATCTAGACCCACACGAGTCCACGAGTTtgtggccaagctggacaCTGCTGGAAAGCTTCTGTCTTGTTACACGCAAAACATTGATTCACTGGAGCACAAGACGGAGGTCTCAGCCAAAAAAATCGTCCAGCTCCATGGTCATTTGGATACCTTGAACTGCATTCAGTGCAGTGAAAAGTTGCAGTGGAAGGACCGTGTtaaggagaagaaaaaggaggagaacaaCGACGACAGCGGATTGGAAGAGAATGAGTCCGTCTCCGATGACTCAACACGACGTCATATGATTGCATGCCCCACCTGTGAAGCACGCGCTCTGGCCAGAGAACTTAacggaagaagaagaacagCAGTCGGGTGGATGAGACCCAATGTCGTTCTGTACGGGGAACCGCATCCGGAGGCGGAGGAAATTGGCTCCAGAATCACACGCGACCTAAAAAAGAGACCCGATTGTCTGGTAGTCATTGGAACCTCCCTCGCAGTCACAGGTATCAAGACCCTGGTGAAAGATTTCGCCcaggaggtcaaggccaatggaggtcacgtgattttcATTAACAAGACCGCTCCCGCCAAGATTTCGGGATTTAGCGAAAATGTCGACTATTTCATTCAAGGAGACTGTGACGCTTATATGAGAGATCTGGCTGATAGATGGCCCTCTCTTTGGTGCAAATCCAAGCAGTCTACCGTCGATTTCAAGGTGCAGAAGGGTGTCAGAACGACGACCAGCACAATCAAGTCTACTACTAGATCGACCAAGTCATCTCCTGGAAAAGTCACCAAGCCTTCTCGCAAAGTGATGCAGCCAGTGTCTCCGTCACGACTGAATCGGGGACTGTGA
- a CDS encoding uncharacterized protein (Compare to YALI0D02167g, some similarities with uniprot|P38113 Saccharomyces cerevisiae YBR145w ADH5 alcohol dehydrogenase V), translating to MTTMRAAFTTAYGGPDKIEYSDSLPKVKLGGDDHVLIRVADASINPIDGLRNRGMLRILMCDDHPHVFGYDVGGFVEEVGSKCTNLKVGDRVYGRIGESQSGTLAGYVSAQESVIAVAPTNLPLSETAGVPLVGLTAYQALRAGDVQPGQRVFISKGAGGVGTIAIQLAKHVFGAYVITTGSDHKAELLKELGADEVINYRKEKFQDVIKEPVDFAFDVSDEPAAHAKITKKNGFVAALRGAPSPATAKKILAHPPGFLMNNVLRAANFATSRTAWWYGVRYEAIYCVPSAKDLDTLRGYLEKGTIKPIVDCTYDLKDAKLAMEKLESGRATGKIILSVDDTLDKEFKQ from the coding sequence ATGACTACAATGAGAGCCGCTTTCACCACCGCGTACGGCGGTCCCGACAAGATCGAGTACTCCGATTCTCTGCCCAAGGTGAAGCTTGGAGGTGACGACCACGTGCTCATCCGAGTTGCCGACGCCTCCATCAACCCCATTGATGGGCTGCGAAACCGAGGAATGCTGCGTATTCTCATGTGTGACGACCATCCCCACGTCTTTGGATACGACGTCGGAGGCTTCGTCGAAGAGGTCGGCTCCAAGTgcaccaacctcaaggtTGGCGACCGAGTCTACGGCCGAATTGGCGAGTCTCAGAGCGGCACCCTCGCCGGCTACGTTTCTGCCCAGGAGAGCGTCATTGCCGTGGCTCCTACTAACCTGCCTCTGAGCGAGACTGCTGGTGTGCCTTTGGTTGGTCTCACTGCCTACCAGGCTCTGAGAGCGGGCGATGTGCAGCCTGGACAGCGagtcttcatctccaagggcgctggaggagttggaaCCATCGCTATCCAGCTCGCCAAGCACGTCTTTGGAGCTTATGTCATTACTACTGGTTCGGACCACAAGGCCGAGCTTCTCAAAGAGCTTGGAGCTGACGAGGTCATCAACTACCGAAAGGAAAAGTTCCAGGACGTGATCAAGGAGCCAGTCGACTTTGCCTTTGACGTTTCCGACGAGCCTGCCGCACATGCAAAgatcaccaagaagaacggATTCGTGGCGGCTCTGCGaggagctccttctcccgctactgccaagaagattctGGCCCACCCTCCTGGATTCCTCATGAACAACGTTCTGCGAGCCGCTAACTTTGCAACCTCCCGAACTGCCTGGTGGTACGGAGTCCGATACGAGGCCATCTACTGCGTTCCTTCTGCTAAGGATCTGGACACTCTGCGAGGCTACCTTGAAAAGGGTACTATCAAGCCCATCGTTGACTGCACTTATGACCTCAAGGATGCCAAGCTAGCAATGGAGAAGCTTGAGAGTGGACGAGCTACCGGCAAGATCATCCTTAGTGTGGATGATACTCTTGATAAGGAGTTCAAGCAGTAA
- a CDS encoding uncharacterized protein (Compare to YALI0D02068g, no similarity), which translates to MNIDKPENPFTAPLATGYSKQPPKCEISSYDRSSGSFAATQLQKLLDDNTQYLMAVPHNGPRITDTERTLLERDLAATVASLDDPHDLLSVIKLLSAIEHVLTTLVMDTPTQYSMSQLWGIASRYMGPNLYKRNIDIRRHQAHWVAMRRTATKEIIGKGYLVSFNLFESISPEDFDSLQDYLVTLAWATATDEESGWCIGIYHIMSKLGPILGNGGLLEKVGDALSSVDPASELERYRLDVEALWRRGSGSQQKSKKRKK; encoded by the coding sequence ATGAACATTGACAAACCAGAAAACCCGTTCACAGCGCCATTGGCAACGGGATACAGCAAGCAGCCACCGAAATGTGAAATATCCAGCTACGACCGATCAAGCGGGAGCTTTGCAGCAACCCAGCTCCAAAAACTGCTCGATGACAACACTCAGTATCTCATGGCAGTGCCTCACAATGGTCCTCGAAtaacagacacagaaagaACGCTACTTGAACGAGATCTGGCTGCGACAGTGGCTTCTTTGGACGATCCCCACGACTTACTGTCTGTCATCAAGCTGCTTTCAGCCATTGAGCATGTGCTTACTACTCTGGTCATGGACACCCCTAcccagtacagtatgagCCAGTTGTGGGGTATCGCTTCCAGATATATGGGTCCAAACTTGTACAAACGCAACATTGACATTCGACGACATCAAGCCCATTGGGTGGCAATGCGACGAACCGCCACAAAAGAAATTATAGGCAAGGGTTACCTTGTTTCTTTCAATCTTTTTGAGTCCATTTCTCCCGAGGATTTTGATTCCCTACAAGATTACCTCGTGACCCTGGCCTGGGCAACTGCCACCGATGAAGAATCGGGCTGGTGCATTGGCATTTACCACATCATGTCGAAGCTGGGTCCTATTTTGGGTAATGGGGGGTTATTGGAGAAGGTGGGAGATGCTCTGTCGTCGGTAGATCCGGCTAGTGAGCTCGAGAGGTATAGGTTGGATGTTGAGGctttgtggaggaggggaaGTGGTAGTCAGCAAAAgtcgaagaagaggaagaagtaG